From Phocoena phocoena chromosome 16, mPhoPho1.1, whole genome shotgun sequence, a single genomic window includes:
- the FAM204A gene encoding protein FAM204A, translating into MWSGLLPPGLNESDVELNSDDEATVESSELNLEEGKEDGTITNTEVSDIPTDGPKTEAEANVNAYEECPSGIPLNMWNKFQELHTKHSEQKISTSRSRKKKRKRSRKGKLKNEEESQSEQSSSETQLKELTQYFGVNDRFDPPVKRKKIEKSGLEKSIDQAVEEWNIEKAEELSNQLATRELGVKIAKAIACHNFVKAKKDAENSQVARKKKKLAWGFEAKKRWETKSNMGYM; encoded by the exons ATGTGGAGTGGGCTGCTACCTCCTGGCCTAAATGAAAGTGATGTTGAGTTGAATTCTGATGATGAAGCCACAGTAGAGAGCTCTGAACTTAACTTAGAAGAAGGTAAAGAAGATGGGACCATTACAAACACAGAGGTCTCAGATATCCCTACAGATGGACCAAAAACTGAAGCAGAGGCAAATGTAAATGCATATGAAGAGTGTCCCTCTGGAATTCCCTTAAATATGTGGAAT aAATTTCAAGAACTGCATACAAAACATTCTGAACAGAAAATCTCAACTTCAagatccagaaagaaaaaaagaaaacgctCCAGAAAAG gtaaattgAAGAATGAAGAAGAATCTCAAAg TGAACAGTCCTCAAGTGAAACCCAGTTGAAGGAGCTTACTCAGTATTTTGGAGTCAACGATAGGTTTGACCCCcctgttaaaaggaaaaaaattgaaaag tcGGGCCTTGAAAAGAGCATAGACCAGGCTGTGGAAGAGTGGAACATTGAGAAGGCTGAGGAGCTCAGCAATCAGCTAGCTACTCGAGAG CTTGGTGTAAAAATTGCCAAAGCGATTGCCTGCCACAACTTTGTAAAAGCCAAAAAGGATGCTGAAAATTCACAGGTTGCtcgaaaaaagaagaaacttgcCTGGGG GTTTGAAGCAAAGAAGAGGTGGGAAACCAAAAGCAACATGGGATATATGTGA